The segment agggattgcagaaactggccaaagatgttattgacatattcctttccattgtcacttcgaaaaagtttaacatgagaattgaattgtgttttaaccattttttcaaaagtgacaaaggtggtgtatgcctgtgatttgtgttttagtgggtacaaccaagtgtattttgtaaaatcatccacaaaacaaatataatagcgaaaaccagcaaatgaaggaacagcagtaggaccccataggtcagaatgaataagttgaaaaggtccagttgtacgcttctcagataaagtaaaatgtaatttatgagatttagcaattgaacaggagtcacaattgtttacatgaatggaagaaaaacctaattgagacattaaagaatttattatttgagtagacgggtgacccagacgactgtgccacaacagactgtggccatcagccgaaagagccaccggagccacaggaacgctttctgaaactgggtgggcagacgaacttgtgccaggaagaacgtacagaccatgctcacaggggccctgaaaaatcaccctcttggtagtattgtctaggatctgaaaatcattagaggtgaacaagagtgagcaattattgtcttttgtgaattggtgaactgaaaggagattggatttaatagaagggacgtgggtaaggttacctaggtgaaagatagcggtgggggttttaatggtacccgtgccagtgtgagaaatattaagggactcaccgttgccaacagtaataccattggagccatgatatggatttggagcgttaagcttggatagatcagaagtaacgtgcatgttggccccagtatccaacagccattcagaggaagggccggcttgagatgcataattggcacggttatcactatttcggctctcctcataccgaaaccagcaacgaacagcggtgtgtcctgttttctgacagatttgacaagttggacgatcccgctcgtaagtgccctgcccgccgctggaagatgactgcccgccgctgccgaaggagtgcaggctgttgttgctgccgtgctgctgaccgtcgtacggcggacgactgccctgccgaccgccgcgcccgcggcctccgctgtttctgccgtagccgccgcggctcccctgccggccgccaccacgccccccgcgatagttctggcttgcggtgagggcggtggccggctccataacagcggcttctcggagaagaagtttgctctccagatccacgttgatttcttcactttttagccacgaggagagagtagccaggtcaacgggcgttggactgatgcgaactgcctgtttaatggaggagtaagctgatgggagcccccgaacgacgcacatgacgagatctttttcgggaatgatttcgttcacggtgtcgagggctgtgatgatggtggagacctcgtctaaatactccgccatagttttcgttcctttggtaattgtgtggagacgatcacgcaattgaaaaatatgagagtgggaaattgatgcatagcgtgttgcgagggccgtccacagggctgaagcagttgtgtaggatcggacgtgtttctgaaccgtgggagagatgaccgcaatcaaacatgatcggatctggccatccacggctttccaggcggcatgggccggattggttttttctgatttgtccgtggcggtgatgactgccggcggcggttctgtgcttccatcgacgtatttgagaaggtaattggcctcaagggctgtaagaacggtgattttccatgtagggtaatttatgtctgataatttttcgggaatcagggcatgaagatgcctgagaaggagtttaacgccagaaggaagtgaatcgagaggatccacctcggttgtcatggctgccgccgcccaagagaagagagggaacgatcggtgccctaaagagagaaaaaaaaacctagagaaaagaagatctaggttttctggctcttgataccatgaaggaatattgattgtattgaagtgttaacctaataagggaatacatgggagatatatataggagatataggaaggagtactaatcctaataggactaggattaagaaCTACTAATCCTAATAGAACTAGGATTAAGGACTACTAATCCTACTAGGACTAgaattagtacacagtaaatattaatattatttaatactattatttaatactatctgctATTACATATTTATGTACTACTTGTTATAGTTGCACCAGACAGCAAGACCAAACAATGGCTAGAGCCACTCCTATCTCCTCCTCCTTCCGCcatctcaaaaacctctctaaTTCTTCCCTCCCCTACACGTCACCTTCCGCCGTTCAAAAACTAGCTGCGCCACCACAATGTCGGACGACAAAGTTCCTCATCCATCACTGGAAGTCATGGCGGAGCTGGAGACAAGTTTCTATCTGCTTTTAAATCCCTTCATAATCCATACAGTCCTTATCCCATCGTCGATAGGAATCTCCATATAGAAGCTATTTTTGCAGCTTTCTTTAGGTCAGTTCGTCTCCGGCGAGAGCGTTTGCGGACTAAGGATGACGGCTCCGTCGCTCTCGATTGGGTATCCGGCGACGATCGTAGCTTACCTTCCGACTCCCCGCTGCTCATTTTGCTTGTGGGTCTTCTTTCTATTGCTTCATTATTGATATAGACTAATAATTTTTGGCAATTTTCAGAATGGCATACACATTGGCTTTGAATTCTGGATTGTAAAAGTAAGGGTGTGTGTATAGAATGGAACTGTTCTGATGAGAGTAATTGCAACCAGGGCTGACTGGGGGAAGCAATGATTCGTACGTGAGGCATACGCTACTGAGAGCTAGAAGTACGGGTTGGAGAGTTGTGGTGCTCAATAGTAGAAAAGTGGAGATAGCCCCGTGACAACTCCCAGGTACTCTCATCTTGGTCTTTCGTTACTTTGATTGATCGGAATGTTAGTAAAGATTTGATCTTTAATTTTCTCCCCACTGATATTGCTTTGATGTGATTTTTGGTGGAGTTTAGCCAATGTTTGAATCTGTTAATCAGACTTTTTGgttaagaagagaaaattgttGGTATGGTTAGTTGGTGGGAATTGGCAGCCGTTTTGTGGACGGTTGATTGATATTGTGCTGTCCATTGACTCCATTCTTTTGGAAGTTTTGTTCAACTAGTTAGGTGAACAACACTATCAACTACATCCCTTCTGCACAACTGCCAGTCAACAACCTTGCTCTGTCCTCTCTTTCTCCTTCCTGCTTTCTGTATATTTAAGCATCACACAATAACCTGAATTACTGCACCTTGCAATACAGAACTTTTTCGATCTTATACCACCGCAAAATGGCCAGCGATAAAACAGCATGCCAAGATGAGCGTGCAGGAGCGGAAATTGTATATGGAGCTGAAGAGTGCTATAGTCATTCTCTTGAGCTGCTGAAAGAGTTGGGATTTCCCATGGGTGTTCTTGCTCTTAAAGACCTTGAAGAATGTGGCTGTGTTCGCGACACTGGATTTGTGTGGATGAAACAAAAGGCTCCATATGAGCATTACTTTGTCGCAACAAAAACTCTAGTTAGCTATGCCACAGAGGTCACTGCCTACGTGGAGAAAGgaagaatgaagaaaatgacTGGAGTTAAGAGTAAGCAGCTATTTATGTGGGTGCCAATAGTTGAAATGAGCATTGAGGATCCTGCTCAGAACAAAATTCACTTCAAGACTCCTATAGGAATTGGAAAGTCTTTCCCCCTCACTGCTTTCATGACTGATGAAGAAAAGGAGAAGTATCTGGAGAAAGCTAACGAGTAGAACAATTATCTATATGATTGCCCATTTTGCTTCCTTGTTTTTTCAGCTCAGTATAtttctgtattttttttctGGCATCAGTGCATTGATGGACTTTTATTTTAAACCTGATTTTCATATGATTGCTAAAAGAATTATCTTTATGAACCAAGTATAAGTTTCTGCTTCCATTGCATCAATTAGTAGATAAAAGCTCTTTAAAGTTGATTATATCTATGGTTTATGCAAATATTCACTTGGACTTTTGTTTCGGGAGGGCTCAAAAGTTTATCTTCACAAAATGTTGGTTCCCTCCCTTGCTTGACATGATCCGGTCTCTTTCACTAgtgatttcaaaaaggattttaaACATAGTGAACGGAAATAAGTAAGAAAGGTTTCTCCAAGTCCACCCTATAGTTCAACTACGGAAGAATTTCCAATAGTAATCTCTAAATTTTCAATTTCCACATCTTTTGGCACTGGATACTTTTCTTCATCTATACATCTTCAAACTCGCAATCTGGCTCATACCGGAGTATCAGAGATAGCTTTATGTTTAAGCTGTCCCTGGCAAAGTAGGAAATCAATGTGTATTTCCATTTTTTGCATAGAGAGGAGTTCTTTGTTACCCAATTCTTGATGTGTAACTGTAGACTTTCTAAAGTCTGAATATCGTTATAGCTCCTCATTGAACTTCTGAATTTTCTGATAATTAACTCCATTATTATAAGTATCATTATAGCTCCATATTATAGCCCCATTTTCACCTATAAAACAAGATATTAACTCCATAATTTCCAAATTTGGTCAGCTTTATTCTCAAATGGTACTGGTCAAAGTATTCTAGATTTTTTAGCTTGTCAATGTGTTAGGAGAAAACATACGACTGGTCATGAATTGATATAATTAAGGtgaaacatattattttaagatACTCTTCCTCTTCAAAGTAATGTCGAACACAATCATTTTTGCCATGTAAAAGTCAtccattcattttttattgatgAGCTAATTTATGCAGTTCTATTCAGCGTCATTTCTTCGTGATATGTATGAAGTGGTGGCACATGTCAGCAACCGCTATCCAGCGGCAAATTTATATGCAATAGGCTGGTCTCTTGGAGCAAATATTCTTGTTCGCTACTCGGGACATGTAACTCAATCAATTCACTTTGTACTTATCAATGTTCCTCTTCCATTTGTCTTTGTACTGATCTACCTTGCATCTTCAGTACGAGCTGTTCTAAAGAATgtttggtatgaatatgatgttaTGCTGAACTTGTTAGCATATTTAAATTTAGTACTGAAATACTGCAGAGTATTAGTGATCTGGCCAACATCATACAGTTTATTGAGAAAAACGTGAAAACTTTAGATCTGGATGCTAGTGCCTAACATAATTACATCATATAGTATATTGAGGAAAAATGCTTAGTTGTGTCCCAGTCTTCTTTTTCTCAATCTTTCTTGTGCTTAGTATAGCTGAATGTTTGTCAATGGGATCGGGTTTCATGAGCTTTCGGATAATTAAACCATCTAGTAATGGTGTTCTACTTTTCTTATAAAGATATAAAGATCGTGTATATTAATGGCCAGCGTGCACGCATCTTAACTAAGCCACTGGATGTTTTCTAACTTTAGCACAAGCTCAGGTAACGTTGTCCACCAAGGCTTAGGAAGATGGTAAGACTGAGATCACCTAATACTTTTTTGTCTTTGTTAGGACTTGAACCTTGGTCTCCAAGGTTTTCCACTTTATTAACTGTGCGCCCCCCNNNNNNNNNNNNNNNNNNNNNNNNNNNNNNNNNNNNNNNNNNNNNNNNNNNNNNNNNNNNNNNNNNNNNNNNNNNNNNNNNNNNNNNNNNNNNNNNNNNNNNNNNNNNNNNNNNNNNNNNNNNNNNNNNNNNNNNNNNNNNNNNNNNNNNNNNNNNNNNNNNNNNNNNNNNNNNNNNNNNNNNNNNNNNNNNNNNNNNNNNNNNNNNNNNNNNNNNNNNNNNNNNNNNNNNNNNNNNNNNNNNNNNNNNNNNNNNNNNNNNNNNNNNNNNNNNNNNNNNNNNNNNNNNNNNNNNNNNNNNNNNNNNNNNNNNNNNNNNNNNNNNNNNNNNNNNNNNNNNNNNNNNNNNNNNNNNNNNNNNNNNNcccccccccccccccctgtattccatgtttccatgGATATGGAATATGATCCTCTTAATGATTCTTCATCCTCTGAACACCCCAAAACCTTGTTTATTCTTAATGCGTCTTGAGTAATTCAATTGGTTCAAATGATATGTGAGATCGACCTTCTGAAAACCTCATCTCTGTCGCTATGTTATTATTATTCCGTTATAGCCTAATTTAAGTCTACATAACATCTCGATAAACACTCATTGAACtggaaagttttttttttatcatattgaaaGTTATCTTTGAAGTCACTGTACTATCAATATCTACGGAGAGAGTCGGCAGTAAATCTTGAATGGACATGTGTTTGATATAATGTGAAGTCATGCCATTATCTGGTAGCTTGTTATATACTTGCGTAGGCAATTGAGCACTGCTGTCTCCATTCATTTGTCCTGGGTCAACATAGTGCTTTCTTTCTTCTGGATCAAAACAactcttgaaaaaaaattgactacAAGTTGATGTGTTTGTCTTCAACAAAATTGCCTATCAGTTGCACTATTTGTATTTTCAAAGACAATCTATGGACAAATGATGTAATAAAGTCGGAATGGGTGGAGTACTTGAATTCTTAGAAActactttttaataattttttgtttactgATGCATCTACGGTCAATTTAATTAGACATAATAAAGGTGGGGGTGCTCGATGATTGGTCACAAGTATGTAGGCGTTCACTGGAGTTGTTATTTTGGTTTATGTTTACCTTTCAATCCATTGCTCTGAGTTCataatttcaatttatgtaCTTGCAGGAGTCATGTACTGCCCATCTCtcatattttattgtttcattGCAGGAATCTCATTCTTGCCTTCTCTCAGGTGCTGTTTTCTTGAGCAATCCTTTCAATTTGATCATTGCAGATGAAGATTTCCATAAGGGCTTTAACAATGTTTATGATAAAGCATTAGCAAATTCTCTCTGCAAAATTTTCATAAAGTAATTTCATAAttcagttttcttttttttcttgggATACATTTTACCTCTTTTAAACTAGATCTCTTGCTTATAGGCATGCTCTACTGTTTGAAGTTATGCAAGGtgaatataatatatcattAGCTGTCAATACCAAAACTGTTAGAGAATTTGATGATGAACTGAGATTCCATTACAAATGTATGTACTCCTCTTCTTTGTATCCAAGTAAGTCATTTCAGCCATTTACTCTCCAttgttcttttttgtttgttgttatttatCGTACTTCAGACGCCATTTATAGGTCTACAGTTCATGGTCAGGAGAGTTAAAGTGCAATTCTTCTTGGACAAAATCTGAACATCATATCATTTAAGTTAAAA is part of the Solanum pennellii chromosome 8, SPENNV200 genome and harbors:
- the LOC107028332 gene encoding uncharacterized protein LOC107028332, which translates into the protein MASDKTACQDERAGAEIVYGAEECYSHSLELLKELGFPMGVLALKDLEECGCVRDTGFVWMKQKAPYEHYFVATKTLVSYATEVTAYVEKGRMKKMTGVKSKQLFMWVPIVEMSIEDPAQNKIHFKTPIGIGKSFPLTAFMTDEEKEKYLEKANE
- the LOC107028330 gene encoding embryogenesis-associated protein EMB8-like isoform X1, with the protein product MQFYSASFLRDMYEVVAHVSNRYPAANLYAIGWSLGANILVRYSGHVTQSIHFESHSCLLSGAVFLSNPFNLIIADEDFHKGFNNVYDKALANSLCKIFIKHALLFEVMQGEYNISLAVNTKTVREFDDELRFHYKCMYSSSLYPSKSFQPFTLHCSFLFVVIYRTSDAIYRSTVHGQES
- the LOC107028330 gene encoding embryogenesis-associated protein EMB8-like isoform X2, whose protein sequence is MQFYSASFLRDMYEVVAHVSNRYPAANLYAIGWSLGANILVRYSGHESHSCLLSGAVFLSNPFNLIIADEDFHKGFNNVYDKALANSLCKIFIKHALLFEVMQGEYNISLAVNTKTVREFDDELRFHYKCMYSSSLYPSKSFQPFTLHCSFLFVVIYRTSDAIYRSTVHGQES
- the LOC107028330 gene encoding embryogenesis-associated protein EMB8-like isoform X4, yielding MQFYSASFLRDMYEVVAHVSNRYPAANLYAIGWSLGANILVRYSGHVTQSIHFESHSCLLSGAVFLSNPFNLIIADEDFHKGFNNVYDKALANSLCKIFIKHALLFEVMQGEYNISLAVNTKTVREFDDELRFHYKCMYSSSLYPRDRQFI
- the LOC107028330 gene encoding embryogenesis-associated protein EMB8-like isoform X3; protein product: MQFYSASFLRDMYEVVAHVSNRYPAANLYAIGWSLGANILVRYSGHVTQSIHFESHSCLLSGAVFLSNPFNLIIADEDFHKGFNNVYDKALANSLCKIFIKHALLFEVMQGEYNISLAVNTKTVREFDDELRFHYKCMYSSSLYPKSRISKSEKGEKREG
- the LOC107028330 gene encoding embryogenesis-associated protein EMB8-like isoform X5, producing the protein MQFYSASFLRDMYEVVAHVSNRYPAANLYAIGWSLGANILVRYSGHVTQSIHFESHSCLLSGAVFLSNPFNLIIADEDFHKGFNNVYDKALANSLCKIFIKHALLFEVMQGEYNISLAVNTKTVREFDDELRFHYKCMYSSSLYPSCK